One window from the genome of Osmerus eperlanus chromosome 1, fOsmEpe2.1, whole genome shotgun sequence encodes:
- the myg1 gene encoding UPF0160 protein MYG1, mitochondrial, with protein sequence MLAQTCTKIAPLTFRSLTAARNSLLNLHNCKFAVSKSLTLPISRYMSHQPKRLCTEKMTVVKIGTHNGTFHCDEVLACFFLRQLPEYKDAEIFRTRDAAELAKCDIVVDVGGEFDPKRHRYDHHQRTFGETFHSLCPEKPWGTKLSSAGLVYLHFGRQVLAQLTGLPQADRQLEALFDKLYENFVEEVDAVDNGVSQYEGEARYAVSSTLSARVGHLNPRWNSKSQDTEEGFQKALTLVGAEFLDRVDFYQNSWLPARVVVEGAVQRRTKVDPSGEVLVFPQGGCPWKEHLFSLEKELKVETPIKFVLYPDQNDQWRVQCVPAGLNTFQNRLSLLEEWRGVRDQALSELSGIPGCIFVHAGGFIGGNRTQEGALEMARRTLQAAAKSPANGSS encoded by the exons ATGTTAGCGCAAACCTGTACCAAAATCGCTCCGCTTACATTTAGAAGTTTAACAGCTGCACGTAACAGTCTCTTAAATCTACACAACTGTAAATTTGCTGTCTCAAAAAGCCTAACTTTGCCTATAAGCCGATATATGTCACATCAACCAAAGCGGCTGTGTACAGAAAAAATGACGGTTGTTAAAATTGGCACTCATAACGGGACATTTCACTGTGATGAAGTGCTTGCTTGTTTCTTTCTCCGTCAACTCCCGGAGTACAAG GATGCTGAAATCTTTAGAACCCGGGACGCTGCAGAACTGGCTAAGTGTGACATTGTAGTGGACGTGGGAGGAGAGTTTGACCCCAAGAGACATCGCTATGACCACCACCAGAG GACCTTCGGGGAGACCTTCCACAGCCTGTGCCCGGAGAAGCCATGGGGGACCAAGCTGAGCTCGGCTGGCCTGGTCTACCTGCACTTTGGCCGGCAGGTCCTGGCCCAGCTCACCGGGCTGCCGCAGGCCGACAGGCAGCTGGAGGCGCTCTTCGACAAG CTCTACGAGAACTTTGTTGAGGAGGTGGACGCGGTGGACAACGGCGTCTCCCAGTACGAGGGCGAGGCCCGCTACGCCGTGTCCAGCACGCTGAGCGCCCGCGTGGGACACCTCAACCCTCGCTGGAACAGCAAGAGCCAGgacacagag GAGGGCTTCCAGAAAGCCCTAACCCTGGTGGGGGCTGAGTTCCTGGACAGGGTGGACTTCTACCAGAACTCCTGGCTTCCTGCCcgcgtggtggtggagggggcggtGCAGAGGAGGAccaag GTGGACCCCAGTGGGGAGGTCCTGGTGTTCCCTCAGGGAGGCTGTCCCTGGAAGGAGCATCTCTTCAGCCTGGAGAAGGAGCTGAAGGTGGAGACGCCCATCAAGTTTGTCCTGTACCCCGACCAGAACGACCAGTGGAGAGTCCAGTGTGTTCCCGCAGGCCTCAACACCTTCCAGAACag GCTGTCCCTGCTGGAGGAGTGGCGCGGTGTCCGTGACCAGGCGCTGTCGGAGCTCAGCGGTATCCCAGGATGCATCTTCGTCCACGCCGGAGGCTTCATCGGTGGGAACCGGACGCAGGAGGGGGCGCTGGAGATGGCCAGGAGGACCCTGCAGGCTGCAGCCAAGTCCCCCGCCAACGGGAGCAGCTGA
- the LOC134027632 gene encoding leucine-rich repeat-containing protein 3-like → MCAGWRTGWCETWGGRGRGGGAGPWDGNRQGLGPGRGLGSGVIVWILVLLLGTCGLASGQCPDSCHCAWDTGTVLCVDAGLREVPQGLPPDTVSLHLERNYIRHLPEDAFRGLPHLQDLHLSHNRINTLSSGALRHLGPELRLLDLSHNQLSRANREEFGATRAKTRLYHNPWHCDCTLQELMETLNLEPETVNGIVCESSVRGVGEGSRWEDPALLGEHAGQPLVKLLDSGVNFCSLQRKTTDVAMLVTMFVWFFMVIVYVVYYVRQNQAEARRHMEYLKSLPSPKKTPTEGDTLSTGF, encoded by the coding sequence ATGTGCGCtggctggaggactggctggTGTGAGACATGGGGTGgccgggggagaggtggaggagcggGGCCGTGGGATGGGAACCGACAGGGGCTTGGGCCTGGAcgtgggctggggtcaggggtcatcgtCTGGATCCTTGTCCTCTTGCTGGGCACGTGTGGCCTGGCGTCGGGCCAGTGCCCAGACAGCTGCCACTGTGCCTGGGACACGGGCACCGTGCTCTGCGTGGACGCAGGCCTGCGGGAGGTCCCTCAGGGACTGCCCCCGGACACCGTGTCCCTCCACCTGGAGCGCAACTACATCCGCCACCTCCCCGAGGACGCCTTCCGGGGCCTTCCGCACCTCCaggacctccacctctcccacaACCGCATCAACACCCTCTCCTCCGGGGCCCTGCGGCACCTGGGCCCGGAGCTGCGCCTGCTCGACCTCTCACACAACCAGCTGAGCCGCGCCAACCGAGAGGAGTTCGGAGCGACCCGCGCCAAGACGCGCCTCTACCACAACCCCTGGCACTGCGACTGCACCCTGCAGGAGCTGATGGAGACGCTCAACCTGGAGCCGGAGACGGTGAACGGCATCGTGTGCGAGAGCTCGGTGCGCGGCGTGGGCGAGGGGAGCCGCTGGGAGGACCCGGCGTTGCTGGGGGAACACGCGGGCCAGCCCCTGGTCAAGCTGCTGGACTCTGGGGTGAACTTCTGCAGCCTGCAGAGGAAGACCACCGACGTAGCCATGCTGGTGACCATGTTCGTGTGGTTCTTCATGGTCATCGTGTACGTGGTGTACTACGTCAGGCAGAACCAGGCCGAGGCCAGACGGCACATGGAGTACCTGAAGAGCTTACCTAGTCCTAAGAAGACGCCCACCGAGGGAGACACACTGAGCACGGGCTTCTGA